Proteins co-encoded in one Pseudorhizobium banfieldiae genomic window:
- a CDS encoding FecCD family ABC transporter permease, whose amino-acid sequence MQASSIDIVWNGRVSRMRRRRLVIGSLLTLIVLLFALTLMFGQTFTPPGEVLRVLFGEEVQGASFTVGQLRLPRAVLAVLTGLSFGLGGAAFQIMLRNPLASPDIIGINLGASSAAVFAIVVLQMNGPAVSVFAVVAALGVAMAIYGLSFRDGVAGTRLILIGIGVAAMLESFIAYTLSRAPAWSLQEAMRWLAGSLNGTQTSQAPPLLVALFLFGGLLLSRARDLDTLRLGDDTAAALGTNVTATRIIVMIAAVGVIAVATAVAGPVSFVAFLAGSIAARLVGGNGSILLPAALAGAVLVMLADYAGQFLLPSRYPVGVVTGALGAPYLIYLIIRVNRSGGSL is encoded by the coding sequence ATGCAGGCATCTTCGATCGACATCGTCTGGAACGGGCGCGTGAGCCGCATGCGGCGGCGGCGACTGGTGATCGGCTCGCTCCTCACCCTGATCGTGCTGCTTTTTGCCCTGACGCTCATGTTCGGACAGACTTTCACGCCGCCCGGCGAGGTCCTCCGGGTGCTGTTCGGCGAGGAGGTTCAGGGGGCAAGCTTCACCGTAGGGCAGTTACGGCTGCCCCGGGCAGTGCTTGCCGTGCTGACCGGGCTGAGCTTCGGCCTGGGGGGAGCTGCTTTCCAGATCATGCTTCGCAATCCTCTCGCCAGCCCCGATATCATCGGCATCAACCTCGGCGCCAGCTCGGCGGCCGTCTTTGCGATCGTCGTCCTGCAGATGAACGGTCCGGCCGTCTCGGTGTTCGCGGTGGTTGCCGCCCTAGGCGTCGCCATGGCCATCTACGGCCTCTCCTTCCGGGACGGCGTGGCGGGAACGCGGCTGATCCTGATCGGCATCGGCGTTGCCGCAATGCTGGAGAGCTTCATCGCCTACACGCTTTCGCGCGCGCCTGCCTGGAGCCTTCAGGAGGCCATGCGGTGGCTAGCCGGAAGCCTGAACGGCACGCAGACTAGTCAGGCTCCGCCGTTGCTGGTCGCGCTTTTCCTCTTCGGCGGACTCCTGCTCAGCCGTGCCCGCGACCTCGACACACTGAGGCTCGGGGACGATACAGCTGCCGCACTCGGGACGAACGTGACCGCCACCCGCATCATCGTCATGATCGCGGCGGTGGGCGTCATCGCCGTCGCAACCGCAGTGGCCGGACCGGTGTCCTTCGTCGCCTTCCTGGCGGGATCCATCGCGGCCCGTCTTGTCGGCGGAAACGGGTCCATACTATTGCCGGCCGCCCTTGCCGGGGCAGTCCTCGTGATGCTCGCTGACTATGCGGGGCAGTTCCTGCTGCCCAGCCGTTATCCGGTGGGGGTCGTGACCGGTGCACTCGGAGCGCCCTACCTGATCTACCTCATCATACGCGTCAATCGCAGCGGAGGGTCCCTATGA
- a CDS encoding tetratricopeptide repeat protein, translating to MAANASLTHRKARLAQATAMLLLAATLAGCATRPDKTTTGSIPISGAPLESMSASQLENAERSIGAAYERNPRDRNAGLRYAQVLGMTGKHAQALAVMQQVVIAHPTDRDVLAAYGKAQAAAGQLEQALTTIQRAQTPDRPDWRLYSAEGAVLDQLGRSDEARQKYRLALDAQPNEPTVISNLGMSYVLSGDLRTAETYMRSAAQQPAADSRVRQNLALVVGLQGRFKEAEEIARRELSAQQADANVTYLRSMLSQQNSWAKLADKDSQQKATN from the coding sequence ATGGCAGCTAACGCATCCCTGACGCATCGCAAGGCACGCCTCGCACAGGCGACCGCCATGCTGCTTCTGGCAGCGACGCTGGCGGGATGCGCCACAAGGCCGGACAAGACAACGACGGGATCGATCCCGATCTCGGGCGCGCCTCTGGAGAGCATGAGCGCCTCACAGCTCGAGAATGCGGAACGTTCGATCGGCGCCGCCTATGAGCGCAACCCAAGGGACCGCAATGCAGGGCTTCGCTATGCGCAAGTGCTCGGCATGACCGGCAAGCACGCGCAGGCGCTGGCCGTCATGCAGCAGGTGGTCATCGCCCATCCGACAGATCGCGATGTATTGGCGGCCTATGGCAAGGCGCAGGCAGCAGCGGGCCAGCTCGAGCAGGCGCTCACGACCATCCAGCGCGCCCAGACGCCGGATCGCCCGGACTGGCGCCTCTACTCCGCCGAAGGGGCGGTTCTCGACCAACTGGGTCGCTCGGACGAAGCGCGGCAGAAATACCGACTGGCACTCGATGCACAGCCGAATGAACCGACCGTAATTTCCAATCTCGGCATGTCCTATGTGCTGAGCGGCGATCTGCGGACGGCGGAAACCTATATGCGCTCGGCTGCGCAGCAGCCCGCCGCCGATAGCCGCGTGCGCCAGAACCTCGCGCTCGTGGTTGGCCTGCAGGGTCGGTTCAAGGAGGCCGAGGAGATCGCGCGGCGCGAGCTATCCGCCCAGCAGGCGGATGCCAACGTCACCTATCTGCGCTCGATGCTGTCGCAGCAGAATTCCTGGGCGAAACTCGCCGACAAGGACAGCCAGCAGAAGGCAACCAACTAA
- a CDS encoding NlpC/P60 family protein: protein MTLDRRLHAFRADLADEALRGQVEAARFVTGVPAQVGVPVVPLRPRPDADCGIDTELLLGEAVRVFERADGWAWVQSCEDGYVGYLPTDVLKEPEEATHIIGVQRTFLYPGPELRHPPVFSLSMGSRVRIVGATETRGTAYLILPDGTALIRSHCRPLAEAPPEDYVDVAARFLETPYLWGGRSGFGIDCSALVQLSLMMVGQSAPRDSDMQAAIGTEITREELRRGDLVFWKGHVGLMEDAETLLHANGHTMTVARENLDAAIERIGWLYSRPTGFRRLAPFTRS from the coding sequence ATGACATTGGACAGACGGCTCCACGCCTTCCGGGCGGATCTGGCAGACGAGGCCCTGCGGGGGCAGGTGGAGGCTGCGCGCTTCGTGACGGGCGTCCCCGCGCAGGTCGGCGTGCCAGTCGTGCCGTTGAGGCCTAGGCCGGATGCAGACTGCGGCATAGATACCGAACTCCTGCTCGGCGAAGCAGTCCGCGTCTTCGAGCGGGCTGACGGCTGGGCATGGGTGCAGTCCTGCGAGGATGGCTATGTCGGGTATCTGCCGACGGACGTGCTGAAGGAGCCCGAGGAGGCGACGCACATCATCGGTGTCCAGCGCACCTTCCTCTACCCGGGCCCGGAACTGCGCCATCCTCCCGTCTTTTCCCTGTCCATGGGAAGTCGCGTCAGGATCGTGGGAGCGACGGAAACCCGCGGCACCGCATACCTCATCCTGCCCGACGGGACAGCACTCATCAGATCCCACTGCCGGCCGCTCGCTGAGGCTCCTCCGGAAGACTACGTCGATGTCGCGGCGCGCTTCCTCGAGACGCCCTATCTCTGGGGTGGCCGCTCGGGTTTCGGCATCGATTGCTCCGCGCTCGTGCAGTTGTCGCTGATGATGGTCGGCCAGTCGGCGCCGCGTGATTCCGACATGCAGGCGGCGATCGGAACGGAAATCACGAGGGAGGAGCTTCGCCGCGGCGACCTGGTTTTCTGGAAAGGCCATGTCGGCCTCATGGAGGATGCCGAGACACTTCTTCACGCCAATGGGCATACGATGACGGTGGCGCGGGAAAACCTCGATGCCGCGATCGAGCGGATAGGATGGCTCTACAGCCGTCCGACCGGCTTTCGCCGCCTCGCGCCGTTCACGCGATCGTAA
- a CDS encoding leucyl aminopeptidase family protein, with protein sequence MNSYSHIDRPSPFTQHSPASRPVYLVAPSDIENGAIEASMLGWARNAGFAAEPGSLLLVPGADGELAAALFGFSGETEEAFAAGRLAKLLPAGDWHVESALAPQKIALGFGLGTYLFGRYRKDKHKQVRLALPDDIRVDVERQLAGVFLARDLINMPTNDMGPEQLEAALRALGKHYGASVASIVGNELLAQSFPLIHAVGRASAQAPRLLELRWGREGAPRIVLVGKGVCFDTGGLDIKSAANMAIMKKDMGGAANVMGLALMIMDAGLDVELRVLIPAVENSIAGNAFRPGDIYRSRKGLTVQIDNTDAEGRLVLADALAFADETPCDLLVDMATLTGAARVALGPEVAPFFTDDDALAARLSAISSEENDPMWRLPLWKGYDKDLKSRAADITNAPSGGMAGSITAALFLKRFVRPQTRWAHFDIYGWTLSEKPHAPVGGEAFAIRTLYRYFRELARQ encoded by the coding sequence ATGAACAGCTATAGCCACATCGACCGCCCATCCCCGTTCACGCAGCACTCCCCTGCGTCCCGTCCTGTCTATCTCGTTGCGCCATCGGACATCGAGAACGGCGCGATCGAGGCCTCGATGCTTGGTTGGGCGCGCAATGCGGGTTTCGCGGCCGAGCCTGGCAGCCTGCTCCTCGTTCCCGGAGCGGACGGCGAGCTTGCTGCGGCACTCTTCGGGTTCAGCGGTGAAACGGAAGAGGCATTTGCAGCCGGCAGGCTGGCCAAGCTCCTTCCCGCCGGCGACTGGCATGTCGAGAGCGCGTTGGCACCGCAGAAAATCGCACTCGGCTTCGGCCTGGGGACCTACCTGTTCGGCCGTTATCGGAAGGACAAGCATAAGCAGGTTCGGCTTGCGCTTCCCGACGACATTCGGGTCGATGTCGAGCGGCAGCTTGCCGGTGTGTTCCTTGCCCGTGACCTGATCAACATGCCGACCAACGACATGGGGCCCGAACAGCTGGAAGCCGCATTGCGCGCTCTCGGCAAACATTACGGAGCAAGCGTCGCATCCATCGTCGGCAATGAACTGCTGGCCCAAAGCTTTCCCCTAATCCACGCTGTCGGTCGTGCCAGTGCCCAAGCACCCCGGCTCCTGGAGCTGCGATGGGGCAGGGAGGGTGCACCGCGTATCGTCCTGGTCGGCAAGGGAGTCTGCTTCGATACCGGGGGGCTCGACATCAAGAGTGCCGCCAACATGGCCATCATGAAGAAGGACATGGGCGGCGCAGCGAATGTCATGGGTCTGGCGTTGATGATCATGGATGCCGGTCTGGATGTGGAGTTGCGGGTGCTGATCCCCGCTGTCGAGAATTCGATTGCCGGCAATGCATTCCGCCCCGGAGACATCTATCGCAGCCGCAAGGGGCTGACGGTCCAGATCGACAACACCGATGCGGAAGGCAGGCTCGTGCTTGCCGATGCTCTTGCGTTCGCCGACGAAACGCCCTGCGATCTCCTCGTGGACATGGCGACCCTGACCGGCGCGGCGCGCGTTGCGCTCGGGCCGGAGGTGGCGCCATTCTTCACCGACGACGATGCCCTGGCGGCGCGTCTGTCGGCCATATCGTCCGAGGAGAACGATCCCATGTGGCGGCTGCCATTGTGGAAAGGCTATGACAAGGACCTGAAATCGCGTGCCGCCGACATCACCAACGCGCCTTCCGGCGGAATGGCAGGGTCCATCACGGCCGCGCTCTTCCTCAAGCGTTTCGTTCGCCCGCAGACGCGTTGGGCGCATTTCGACATCTATGGCTGGACCCTCTCGGAGAAGCCGCATGCCCCGGTCGGTGGCGAGGCATTCGCCATCCGGACGCTCTACCGGTATTTCCGGGAACTCGCCCGGCAATGA
- a CDS encoding iron-siderophore ABC transporter substrate-binding protein: MLRFVLLSALAIASCPLSATGASAQQSGYPITVKHAFGTTTIASKPERVATVAWANHEVPLALGIVPVGFAAANFGDDNGDGLLPWVEKRLEELEAETPVLFDEGDGIDFESVAATNPDVILAAYSGLSKADYETLSQIAPVIAYPEAPWATDWREMIRFNSAGLGMKEEGQALIERIEADIAKARSEHPELEGKSAMFVTHLDMTNLSVINFYTTNDTRVKFFQDLGLSMPSSVAEASRPGQFSGGISAEKIDAFDDVDIIVTYGGEDLKKALAADPLMSRMPAVAHDAIVMLGRNPLGTAANPTPLSIGWVLDDYVELLAEAAAKTE, from the coding sequence TTGCTGCGCTTCGTTCTCCTGTCCGCACTCGCGATTGCGTCCTGCCCGCTGTCCGCCACTGGGGCGTCGGCCCAGCAGTCGGGGTATCCGATCACCGTCAAGCATGCGTTCGGTACGACCACCATTGCCAGCAAGCCTGAACGTGTGGCGACCGTCGCCTGGGCGAACCACGAAGTTCCGCTGGCGCTCGGCATCGTTCCTGTCGGATTTGCCGCAGCCAATTTCGGCGACGATAACGGCGACGGGCTGCTTCCCTGGGTAGAAAAGAGGCTGGAAGAGCTAGAAGCAGAGACGCCCGTACTGTTCGACGAGGGCGACGGGATCGATTTCGAGAGCGTGGCCGCCACCAATCCCGATGTGATCCTCGCCGCCTACTCCGGTCTGTCGAAGGCAGACTACGAGACGCTGAGCCAGATCGCGCCGGTCATCGCCTATCCGGAAGCGCCTTGGGCGACCGACTGGCGGGAGATGATCCGCTTCAACAGCGCCGGCCTCGGCATGAAGGAGGAAGGACAGGCGCTGATCGAGCGAATCGAGGCCGACATCGCGAAGGCTAGGAGCGAGCATCCTGAACTCGAGGGCAAGTCGGCAATGTTCGTTACTCATCTGGACATGACCAACCTTAGCGTCATCAATTTCTATACGACCAACGACACGCGGGTGAAGTTCTTCCAGGACCTTGGCCTGAGCATGCCCAGTAGCGTGGCGGAGGCCTCCCGTCCCGGCCAGTTCTCCGGCGGCATCAGCGCAGAGAAGATCGATGCCTTCGATGATGTCGACATCATCGTCACCTATGGCGGCGAGGATCTGAAGAAAGCGCTGGCGGCCGATCCGCTGATGTCGAGAATGCCGGCGGTCGCCCATGACGCGATCGTCATGCTGGGGCGAAATCCCCTCGGCACCGCAGCCAACCCCACGCCGCTCTCCATAGGCTGGGTTCTCGATGATTACGTAGAGCTGCTGGCAGAGGCAGCAGCAAAAACAGAATGA
- a CDS encoding SDR family NAD(P)-dependent oxidoreductase, giving the protein MSTKLIIPDLSEKAVLITGASTGIGAALAREFAAQGALVGLHYNASVDAAKALAAEIEAAGGKVYLVRGDASKSGEMARVVEETADAFGRLDGLVNNAGGMVARVAYAEMTDEHYDAVMALNARSVLAASTAAIPHLKKNGGFIINTTSIAARNGASNGAGIYGSSKAFVSNVTRGMAKELIPFGIRVNGVAPGTITTPFHERYSTPQHLQAALATIPQGRLGIAEDCVGAYLFLASEKLSGYIIGQVIEVNGGQLMP; this is encoded by the coding sequence ATGTCCACGAAGCTCATCATTCCCGACCTTTCCGAAAAAGCCGTTCTGATCACCGGCGCCTCGACCGGAATCGGTGCGGCGCTGGCCCGGGAGTTCGCCGCGCAGGGGGCGCTTGTCGGCCTTCACTACAATGCAAGCGTAGACGCCGCGAAGGCGCTGGCGGCGGAGATCGAGGCAGCCGGGGGAAAGGTTTACCTGGTCCGCGGCGATGCATCGAAGTCCGGAGAGATGGCCCGCGTGGTCGAGGAGACGGCGGACGCCTTCGGTCGCCTCGACGGGCTCGTCAACAATGCCGGTGGCATGGTCGCGCGCGTGGCCTATGCTGAGATGACGGACGAGCATTATGACGCGGTGATGGCCCTCAACGCGCGTTCCGTCCTGGCGGCGTCCACCGCCGCGATACCGCACCTGAAGAAGAATGGTGGTTTCATCATCAACACAACCTCCATCGCTGCCCGTAACGGCGCGTCGAACGGGGCCGGCATCTATGGCTCGTCGAAGGCCTTCGTCTCCAACGTGACGCGGGGCATGGCGAAGGAATTGATTCCGTTCGGGATCCGCGTCAACGGCGTGGCGCCGGGCACCATCACCACGCCCTTCCACGAGCGCTACTCTACCCCCCAGCACCTGCAGGCGGCGCTGGCGACCATTCCGCAGGGCCGCCTTGGCATAGCCGAGGACTGCGTTGGCGCGTACCTCTTCCTCGCCTCCGAAAAACTGTCCGGCTACATCATCGGGCAGGTCATCGAGGTCAATGGCGGGCAACTGATGCCGTGA
- a CDS encoding DUF2218 domain-containing protein yields MNAAQQFKLSGVALPKDAFGMLEEVCEHFIEHSEVQRDGDLVVLKNEDGTAGIRLKDGKLLIDLACTTEETLQGTRVMLAEHLFYFAGDDPLELTWSNPTTLARLPNIHEVTVISAEDVTPHMRRVRFSCPDIEPFTGGDMHVRILVPPKGRAPVWPGLQENGRVAWPEGDDELLVRVYTIRRVDRDRRELWIDFLQHPADGVATPGADFARDAEPGQLVGLLGPGGGDAPTANSILFVGDESALPAIARIAEEVPSTTRMKAIIEVADAAEEQPLATSGSIDIRWLHRNSYVAGSTNVLAEAGKEAIANTEGQTFVWVACEKEDVRSIRKFLKSRGHDRKMMYAAWYWERN; encoded by the coding sequence ATGAATGCAGCCCAGCAGTTCAAACTCTCCGGCGTTGCGCTGCCGAAGGACGCCTTCGGCATGCTCGAGGAAGTCTGCGAGCACTTCATCGAACATTCGGAAGTCCAGCGCGACGGCGACCTCGTCGTCCTTAAGAACGAGGACGGCACGGCCGGCATCCGTCTCAAGGACGGAAAGCTGCTGATCGATCTTGCCTGCACCACCGAGGAAACGCTGCAGGGTACCCGCGTCATGCTCGCCGAACACCTGTTCTACTTCGCCGGTGACGACCCGCTGGAGCTGACCTGGTCAAACCCCACCACCCTCGCCCGGCTACCGAACATCCACGAGGTGACCGTCATCTCCGCCGAGGACGTCACGCCCCACATGCGTCGCGTCAGGTTTTCCTGCCCCGATATCGAACCGTTCACAGGCGGCGACATGCATGTCCGCATCCTGGTGCCGCCAAAGGGGCGGGCGCCGGTCTGGCCGGGCCTGCAGGAAAACGGCCGGGTTGCCTGGCCGGAGGGAGACGACGAGCTTCTGGTCCGGGTCTATACGATCCGACGGGTCGACAGGGACCGGCGCGAGTTGTGGATCGACTTCCTGCAGCACCCCGCAGATGGCGTCGCCACTCCCGGTGCCGATTTCGCCCGCGACGCAGAACCCGGACAACTCGTTGGCCTGTTGGGACCTGGTGGCGGTGATGCTCCTACTGCGAACTCCATTCTGTTCGTCGGCGACGAAAGCGCCCTGCCGGCAATTGCCCGCATCGCCGAGGAGGTCCCCTCCACGACCCGGATGAAGGCGATCATCGAGGTGGCCGATGCGGCGGAAGAACAACCGCTTGCGACCTCCGGCTCCATCGATATCCGATGGCTGCACCGGAACAGCTATGTCGCCGGCTCTACCAACGTGCTGGCGGAGGCGGGCAAGGAAGCAATCGCCAATACCGAGGGCCAGACATTCGTCTGGGTGGCCTGCGAAAAGGAGGACGTCCGCTCGATCCGGAAGTTTCTCAAGAGCCGCGGGCACGACCGGAAGATGATGTATGCCGCCTGGTACTGGGAGCGCAACTGA
- a CDS encoding isovaleryl-CoA dehydrogenase, translating to MKFAIGEDVEAVRETVHRFAQERLGPRADEIDRTNEFPRDLWPELGALGLLGITADPEVGGSGLGYLAHVIAVEEIARASASTSLSYGAHSNLCVNQINRNASPDQKRRYLPKLCSGEYVGALAMSEPGAGSDVVSMKLRAERRGDLYVLNGSKMWITNGPDADVLVVYAKTDPSAGAKGITAFLVEKGFKGFSTAQKLDKLGMRGSNTCELVFSECEVPAENVMGAEGEGVRILMSGLDYERVVLAGIGVGIMHACLDVVMPYVHERKQFGQAIGEFQLIQAKIADMYTAMNSARAYVYAVAAACDRGEVTRQDAAACCLYASEQATQQALQAIQVLGGNGYINDNPTGRLLRDAKLMEIGAGTSEIRRVLIGRELFRETA from the coding sequence ATGAAATTTGCAATCGGAGAGGACGTCGAGGCTGTCCGCGAGACAGTCCACCGCTTCGCTCAGGAAAGGCTTGGCCCCCGCGCGGACGAGATTGATCGTACGAACGAGTTTCCGCGCGATCTCTGGCCGGAGCTTGGCGCCCTCGGCTTGCTCGGCATCACCGCCGATCCGGAAGTCGGGGGTTCGGGGCTGGGCTACCTTGCCCATGTCATTGCCGTTGAGGAAATCGCCCGCGCCTCGGCCTCCACGTCGTTGAGCTACGGCGCGCACTCGAACCTCTGCGTCAACCAGATCAACCGCAATGCTTCCCCTGACCAGAAAAGGCGTTATCTGCCGAAGCTCTGCTCGGGCGAGTATGTCGGGGCGCTTGCTATGTCGGAGCCCGGCGCTGGTTCCGACGTCGTCTCGATGAAGCTGCGGGCAGAGAGGCGCGGCGACCTCTATGTGCTGAACGGCAGCAAGATGTGGATCACCAATGGCCCGGATGCCGATGTGCTGGTTGTCTACGCCAAGACCGACCCATCGGCGGGGGCCAAGGGCATCACGGCCTTTCTGGTGGAGAAGGGCTTCAAGGGCTTCTCCACGGCACAGAAGCTCGACAAGCTCGGCATGCGGGGGTCCAATACCTGCGAACTCGTGTTCTCCGAGTGCGAGGTCCCGGCCGAAAATGTCATGGGAGCCGAAGGAGAAGGCGTCCGTATCCTCATGTCCGGCCTCGACTACGAGCGCGTCGTGCTCGCCGGCATTGGAGTCGGGATCATGCACGCCTGCCTCGACGTGGTGATGCCCTACGTCCACGAACGCAAGCAGTTCGGTCAGGCGATCGGCGAATTCCAGCTGATCCAGGCGAAGATCGCCGACATGTACACCGCCATGAATTCCGCGCGGGCCTATGTCTACGCCGTCGCGGCCGCCTGCGATCGTGGCGAGGTCACCCGCCAGGATGCAGCCGCCTGCTGCCTCTACGCATCCGAGCAGGCCACGCAACAGGCGCTTCAGGCCATCCAGGTTCTCGGCGGCAATGGCTACATCAACGACAACCCCACCGGCCGCCTGCTGCGGGACGCGAAGCTGATGGAGATCGGTGCCGGTACGTCCGAAATTCGCCGCGTGCTGATCGGTCGGGAGCTCTTCCGCGAAACTGCCTGA
- a CDS encoding FecCD family ABC transporter permease, which translates to MTTGAEGMRLLWLATVVAGLTLLLGLSVAVGTRSVGWSDVVAALGGASGTIDQAAVAVRIPRTLLAGAAGVALGLAGAIMQGVTRNPLADPGILGVNLGASLAVVVGVAWFGITSSQAFIWVAILGAGVTAVFVYSIGSLGRGGATPLKLALAGVATSIAFASLVVAIILPRADIAGGIQSWRIGGVGGATFGAIGEVTPFLVGGVLLALLSARRLNSLALGDEMATGLGERVALARATAALSAILLCGATTAVCGPIGFVGLVVPHLCRLLVGVDHRWLLPFSALAGACLLLAADVMGRIIARPNELEVGVVTAFIGAPFFIWIVRRQRVREL; encoded by the coding sequence ATGACGACGGGCGCGGAGGGGATGCGACTGCTCTGGCTGGCGACGGTCGTCGCTGGCCTCACGCTGCTGCTTGGCCTCTCCGTCGCGGTCGGCACCCGATCCGTCGGCTGGAGCGATGTCGTGGCCGCGCTGGGCGGCGCCAGCGGGACGATCGACCAGGCGGCGGTGGCTGTGCGCATTCCGCGCACCCTTCTGGCAGGCGCGGCCGGGGTTGCCCTGGGACTGGCCGGAGCCATCATGCAGGGCGTCACCCGCAACCCGCTCGCGGATCCGGGGATCCTGGGCGTCAACCTCGGTGCATCACTCGCTGTCGTGGTTGGGGTCGCATGGTTCGGCATCACCTCCTCACAGGCCTTCATCTGGGTCGCGATCCTTGGAGCAGGTGTCACCGCGGTCTTCGTCTACAGCATCGGCTCACTCGGTCGTGGCGGCGCGACGCCGCTCAAGCTTGCCCTTGCCGGTGTGGCGACATCCATCGCCTTCGCATCGCTGGTCGTGGCGATCATCCTGCCACGCGCGGACATTGCCGGAGGCATCCAGTCCTGGCGGATCGGCGGCGTCGGCGGGGCAACCTTCGGCGCCATCGGTGAAGTCACGCCCTTCCTTGTTGGCGGTGTGCTCCTCGCCCTCCTCTCGGCGCGGCGACTGAATTCCCTGGCGCTCGGCGACGAGATGGCAACGGGCCTTGGCGAGCGCGTCGCCCTGGCACGCGCCACCGCAGCGCTCTCGGCAATCCTCCTGTGCGGCGCCACCACCGCCGTGTGTGGACCGATCGGGTTCGTCGGGCTCGTCGTGCCGCATCTCTGCCGCCTGCTGGTCGGCGTTGACCACCGCTGGCTGCTGCCCTTCTCGGCACTTGCAGGGGCCTGCCTGCTCCTTGCGGCGGACGTGATGGGCCGCATCATCGCCCGCCCCAACGAGTTGGAGGTCGGCGTTGTCACAGCCTTCATCGGCGCGCCCTTCTTCATCTGGATCGTCAGGCGGCAACGGGTTCGCGAACTGTGA